Proteins encoded together in one candidate division WOR-3 bacterium window:
- a CDS encoding M28 family peptidase, whose protein sequence is MRRFIFFLLTLSFLFGFAGEILIQISFNHAEKIEEAKAIPVAFFENSIIARIDKDNLSSLPVDYKILCPLSAAAGKEELFYIVYHSPYLKRSVARSILKEKAEILCEDGDAFFVKAKEERIISILHLGFEIANVSLQPVVLPPPPKEEEGKLEIDPWLCPEASMQENPVIREILDRITPTEIAQIVRELSGEVPVTVRGRLDTIRTRYATAAKNSSAAWYIYEKLSTYNLDSVNFHTFTWSYTDSNVIGTKNGRVYPRRYYIIGGHFDCTSESPSTYAPGADDNATGTVAALIAAKYMSLYPWKYTIKFIAWNAEEFGLYGSDRHAQLVQSRGDSLLGVLNGDMIATEMTNLDSVRVYTGTRTSSRAIGDTFFAVNERYNIGLRVRRSTSMQANSDHYSYYSRGYDAVHIFEDDMCPNYHTTGDRITASSFDTIYFCKVVKAMVATLATFAQPDTQITGVEERSKEPVAKIKINPNPFKTSTFIHLPSDFADRDLRIYDSQGRLVKSFSVKEGENGIFWDGRDEKGRKKSGVYFLSLGKELHKLVLME, encoded by the coding sequence ATGAGAAGGTTTATTTTTTTTCTTTTGACTTTATCTTTTCTTTTTGGTTTTGCTGGAGAAATACTGATCCAAATCTCCTTTAACCATGCGGAGAAGATAGAGGAAGCGAAAGCAATTCCGGTCGCCTTTTTTGAAAACTCAATTATCGCTCGGATTGATAAGGATAACCTATCTTCCTTACCAGTTGATTATAAAATCCTCTGCCCTTTATCCGCCGCAGCCGGAAAAGAAGAACTTTTCTACATTGTCTATCATTCTCCTTACTTAAAAAGGTCAGTTGCCCGTTCAATCTTAAAGGAAAAAGCGGAAATTCTTTGTGAAGATGGTGATGCCTTTTTTGTGAAAGCGAAAGAAGAAAGAATTATTTCTATTCTCCATCTGGGTTTTGAGATTGCTAATGTCTCTCTCCAACCGGTCGTTCTACCACCACCTCCCAAAGAAGAGGAAGGAAAACTTGAGATTGACCCGTGGCTTTGCCCCGAGGCGAGTATGCAGGAAAACCCGGTGATTCGGGAAATTCTGGATAGGATAACCCCAACCGAGATTGCCCAAATTGTTCGGGAATTATCCGGTGAAGTTCCGGTTACAGTTCGGGGAAGGTTGGATACGATAAGAACCAGATACGCCACCGCGGCGAAGAACTCTTCCGCGGCTTGGTATATCTATGAGAAACTTTCTACCTATAATCTTGATTCGGTTAACTTCCATACCTTTACCTGGTCTTATACCGATAGCAATGTGATTGGCACAAAGAATGGCCGGGTCTATCCGAGAAGATACTATATCATTGGTGGCCATTTTGATTGCACCTCGGAATCTCCTTCTACCTATGCCCCAGGAGCGGATGACAACGCCACAGGAACTGTCGCCGCGCTGATTGCCGCCAAGTATATGTCGCTTTATCCTTGGAAATATACGATTAAGTTTATCGCTTGGAATGCCGAAGAGTTTGGTCTCTACGGCAGTGACCGACACGCCCAATTGGTCCAATCCCGGGGTGATTCTCTTTTGGGCGTCTTAAATGGTGATATGATTGCTACCGAGATGACAAACTTAGATTCCGTAAGGGTCTATACCGGAACCAGAACCAGTTCCCGGGCAATTGGCGATACCTTCTTTGCCGTTAATGAAAGGTATAATATCGGCTTAAGGGTTCGCCGGAGCACCTCCATGCAAGCTAATTCCGACCACTACTCCTATTACTCCCGGGGTTATGATGCGGTCCATATCTTTGAGGATGATATGTGTCCAAATTATCACACCACTGGTGACCGGATTACCGCCTCCTCTTTTGATACCATCTACTTCTGTAAGGTAGTAAAGGCGATGGTTGCCACTTTAGCTACCTTTGCCCAACCCGATACCCAAATCACCGGAGTGGAAGAAAGATCCAAGGAGCCCGTGGCGAAAATTAAAATTAATCCTAACCCCTTTAAGACAAGCACATTTATTCATTTGCCATCCGATTTTGCTGATAGAGATTTAAGAATCTATGATTCCCAAGGAAGATTAGTAAAATCTTTTTCGGTAAAAGAAGGAGAAAATGGTATCTTCTGGGATGGCCGGGATGAAAAAGGAAGAAAAAAATCAGGAGTTTACTTTCTCTCTTTGGGAAAGGAATTGCATAAGTTGGTTTTAATGGAATAA
- the trpS gene encoding tryptophan--tRNA ligase has translation MKRILTGDRPTGPLHLGHYVGTIINRVKLQYEYDTFILIADAQALTTNFNHPEKLKEDVYHCALDNLACGLDPKVATIFIQTMIPEIAELTIYFSNLVTINVLLHNPTIKTEAKVFGFEERYPYGFLGYPVSQAADITFCKADLVPVGEDQLPHIELTRKIVRRFNELYGPVLVEPEALLSDVPRLPGLDGQKMSKSIGNCIFLKDSDKEIEEKVRRALTDPARIHPNDPGHPEVCVVFTYHKAFNRGEIVEIAEACRRGRIGCVECKKKLSAKLKEILRPIREKRSYYEKNLDLVTEILISGTKKAKAVAERTMAEVRDAMRLNYFK, from the coding sequence ATGAAAAGGATTCTTACCGGTGACCGGCCAACTGGCCCTTTGCACCTTGGCCATTATGTGGGAACAATTATCAATCGGGTGAAACTCCAATACGAATACGATACCTTCATCTTAATTGCTGATGCCCAAGCCCTAACCACCAATTTTAACCACCCTGAGAAATTGAAAGAGGATGTCTACCATTGTGCCTTGGATAATTTGGCTTGCGGTTTAGACCCAAAGGTCGCCACCATCTTCATCCAGACGATGATTCCGGAGATTGCGGAATTGACCATTTATTTCTCTAATCTCGTTACGATAAATGTCCTACTCCATAATCCCACAATTAAGACGGAGGCAAAGGTCTTCGGGTTTGAAGAGAGATACCCTTATGGCTTTTTGGGTTATCCGGTCTCCCAAGCCGCAGATATCACCTTCTGCAAAGCCGATTTGGTGCCGGTTGGTGAAGATCAATTACCACATATTGAATTAACCAGGAAAATTGTCCGCCGGTTTAATGAACTCTACGGACCGGTTTTGGTTGAACCCGAGGCTTTACTTTCCGATGTCCCCCGACTACCCGGTTTGGATGGGCAAAAGATGTCAAAATCAATTGGCAATTGTATCTTCTTAAAGGATTCCGATAAGGAGATTGAGGAGAAGGTAAGGCGGGCGCTAACCGACCCGGCGCGGATTCATCCTAATGACCCCGGTCATCCCGAAGTCTGCGTCGTCTTCACCTATCATAAGGCATTCAATCGGGGGGAAATTGTAGAAATTGCCGAAGCCTGCCGGAGGGGGAGAATTGGCTGTGTGGAATGTAAGAAAAAATTATCAGCAAAATTGAAGGAGATTTTACGTCCCATCCGGGAAAAGCGGTCTTATTACGAGAAGAATTTAGATTTGGTGACGGAGATTCTTATTAGCGGCACCAAAAAGGCGAAGGCGGTAGCAGAAAGAACGATGGCGGAAGTTCGGGATGCGATGCGCCTAAACTATTTTAAGTAG
- the ispD gene encoding 2-C-methyl-D-erythritol 4-phosphate cytidylyltransferase — MKERNYAIILAAGEGKRFGGRKQFFLLKGLPLFLYSVFTFENSPSCSEIIIVTNEDKIGFVERWLVKERLKKVKKVVAGGKRRIDSTYQGLKELPKEGIVAVHDAARPILRPKIIKMGFKLAKRYRAVIFGLPVEETIKRVKASRIVETIPREGLYRVQTPQFFEIGLLRSAMASLSNKRENFTDESQLVERFGYPSYLFLGDKNNIKVTTREDLNFLKFLLR; from the coding sequence GTGAAAGAGAGAAACTACGCCATAATTTTAGCCGCCGGGGAAGGGAAAAGATTCGGTGGGAGAAAGCAATTCTTCCTCCTTAAGGGACTTCCCCTTTTTCTCTATTCGGTTTTTACCTTTGAGAATTCCCCCTCCTGTTCGGAGATTATTATCGTCACGAATGAAGATAAGATCGGGTTTGTTGAAAGATGGCTGGTTAAGGAAAGATTGAAAAAGGTGAAGAAGGTGGTGGCCGGGGGGAAGAGGCGCATTGATTCCACTTATCAGGGCTTAAAAGAACTCCCCAAAGAAGGCATCGTTGCCGTTCACGATGCGGCTCGTCCGATTCTCAGACCGAAGATAATTAAAATGGGTTTTAAGTTGGCAAAGAGATATCGGGCGGTAATTTTTGGTCTCCCTGTTGAGGAGACGATAAAGCGGGTAAAAGCCTCCCGGATCGTAGAGACCATTCCCCGAGAAGGACTTTACCGGGTGCAAACCCCCCAATTTTTTGAAATTGGTCTTTTGCGCTCGGCAATGGCGTCACTTTCCAATAAAAGAGAGAATTTTACCGACGAATCCCAACTTGTGGAGCGATTCGGTTATCCCAGTTATCTCTTTTTGGGCGATAAGAATAATATAAAAGTGACGACCCGCGAAGACCTTAATTTCTTGAAATTTCTTTTAAGATGA
- the dxr gene encoding 1-deoxy-D-xylulose-5-phosphate reductoisomerase, whose amino-acid sequence MKVAIFGATGFLGKQALAVIKSLRSKTKEEITLFALACEKNYHSLLQQAFEFSPRFLVVYDQEVGKKIKRENLPKGTTLLLGKEGSMEICAHPEVDTIFFLASGTDLISPLLLAIEKRKKICLAGKELVVAFGKFIFNKAKEKGVAIIPVDSEISGLFQCLSCRKKTDEIASVIITSSGGPFFSGGKRKTLENCLKHPIWRMGKKITVDSATLMNKGFEVIEAVRFFSLPPEKVLVLIHPQVFVHALIQFIDGRILAQIAQPDMRIFLQYALTYPQAFPSPVRPLNWSAIKHWDFFLPNLEKFPCLDLAYRAIKKDGSFPTVLVAADEVAVSYFLQKKIKFSQIPKVIEETLSAHHHLPEPSLNELLVVEREAKEKAIEVAERLT is encoded by the coding sequence ATGAAGGTTGCCATTTTCGGTGCCACCGGTTTCTTAGGTAAACAAGCCTTAGCGGTGATAAAATCCCTAAGGTCTAAGACAAAAGAAGAGATCACTCTCTTTGCTCTCGCCTGTGAGAAGAATTATCACTCGTTATTGCAGCAGGCTTTTGAATTCTCCCCCCGTTTTTTAGTAGTCTATGACCAAGAGGTGGGCAAGAAGATAAAAAGGGAAAATTTACCAAAAGGAACAACCCTTTTATTAGGAAAAGAGGGGAGTATGGAAATCTGCGCCCATCCCGAAGTTGACACCATTTTTTTTCTCGCCTCGGGTACCGATCTAATCTCTCCTCTCCTTTTAGCGATTGAAAAGAGAAAAAAGATTTGTTTAGCGGGGAAGGAACTGGTTGTCGCCTTCGGAAAGTTCATTTTTAATAAGGCAAAAGAAAAAGGGGTAGCAATCATTCCGGTTGATTCGGAAATTTCTGGCCTTTTTCAGTGTCTCTCCTGCCGAAAGAAAACGGATGAGATCGCTTCCGTAATCATCACCTCTTCCGGTGGACCATTTTTCTCTGGTGGGAAAAGAAAGACATTAGAAAACTGCCTCAAGCATCCCATTTGGCGGATGGGGAAAAAGATTACCGTAGATTCCGCAACTTTAATGAATAAGGGGTTTGAAGTGATTGAGGCGGTGAGATTTTTTTCTCTGCCACCGGAAAAGGTGTTGGTTCTAATTCATCCCCAAGTTTTCGTTCATGCCCTAATTCAATTTATTGACGGTCGGATTTTAGCCCAAATTGCCCAACCGGATATGAGAATTTTTCTTCAGTATGCCTTAACCTACCCTCAAGCATTTCCCTCTCCGGTTAGACCCCTAAATTGGTCCGCGATCAAACACTGGGATTTCTTTTTACCCAATTTAGAAAAATTTCCCTGTTTGGATTTGGCTTACCGGGCGATAAAAAAAGACGGCTCTTTCCCCACGGTTTTAGTAGCAGCCGATGAAGTAGCGGTTTCTTACTTTTTGCAAAAGAAGATAAAATTTTCCCAGATTCCCAAAGTGATTGAAGAAACCTTATCCGCCCATCACCACCTCCCGGAACCTTCTCTCAACGAACTCTTAGTGGTGGAACGGGAGGCAAAAGAAAAGGCGATAGAGGTTGCGGAGAGGCTGACATGA
- the rseP gene encoding RIP metalloprotease RseP, giving the protein MIFSSTLFVIIFISLLIFVHELGHLLAAKRSKIPVEKFSLGFGPALFQKKIGETIYAVSLIPIGGYIKLYGEEEEKEGGFLFQPLRKKLFVVLTGPFFNFLLGLITTFFIYLLFGIKFTEPRISVKGEKELPLQKGDLVISIAGETIPNWEKLEKALRKNSGREVKISLLREGEVVSYLLPADTLFLYLDLLVPPIVERVKKGSPAEKAGLQPMDLILAVNDQKITSWEEFTEIVRKNGEKELNLVWQRGEETLSAVIQPELVRDELGEKRVGQIGVWVYLPKRMPSPFQSVVIAFQRTLYVCLQTVVIIYKVIVGKISRQAIGGPVMIAKLTYEGVAWGWEYILSLLAALSLNLFIINLLPIPVVDGGRSLLFVVEKLRSRRFSKKEMERIFFIGYLIVVLIALFAFFNDIRRIFWR; this is encoded by the coding sequence ATGATTTTCTCTTCCACCCTCTTCGTCATCATTTTCATCAGCCTTTTGATCTTTGTCCACGAACTCGGTCACCTCTTAGCCGCTAAGAGGTCAAAGATTCCTGTGGAGAAGTTTTCTCTCGGCTTTGGGCCAGCGCTTTTTCAAAAGAAAATCGGCGAGACGATTTATGCGGTCTCCCTTATTCCCATTGGTGGTTACATTAAGTTATACGGAGAGGAAGAGGAAAAAGAAGGGGGATTTCTTTTCCAGCCCCTCCGGAAAAAACTATTTGTTGTTTTAACCGGGCCCTTTTTCAACTTCCTTTTAGGACTTATCACTACCTTCTTCATCTATCTCCTCTTCGGTATAAAATTTACCGAACCCCGAATCTCAGTAAAGGGGGAGAAAGAACTTCCTCTCCAAAAGGGCGATTTGGTCATTTCCATCGCGGGAGAGACCATCCCCAATTGGGAGAAGTTGGAGAAGGCCTTAAGGAAAAATTCCGGTCGGGAGGTAAAAATTTCCCTTTTAAGAGAAGGTGAAGTTGTCTCTTACCTCTTACCCGCGGACACCCTCTTCCTTTATCTTGACCTTCTGGTACCTCCAATTGTGGAGCGGGTGAAAAAAGGAAGTCCCGCCGAGAAGGCGGGATTGCAACCGATGGATTTAATCCTGGCGGTCAATGACCAGAAGATAACCTCTTGGGAAGAATTTACGGAGATCGTTCGCAAAAATGGAGAAAAGGAATTAAATCTCGTTTGGCAAAGGGGAGAAGAAACCCTCTCCGCCGTCATCCAACCGGAATTGGTAAGGGATGAATTGGGTGAGAAGCGAGTGGGTCAGATTGGGGTATGGGTCTATTTACCAAAAAGGATGCCTTCTCCCTTCCAATCGGTGGTAATCGCCTTCCAGAGGACGCTCTATGTCTGTCTCCAAACAGTGGTCATCATCTACAAAGTGATTGTGGGAAAAATCTCTCGCCAGGCAATTGGGGGACCGGTGATGATTGCCAAATTGACTTACGAAGGAGTTGCCTGGGGCTGGGAATATATCCTCTCCCTCCTGGCGGCTCTTTCCTTAAATCTTTTCATTATCAACCTTCTGCCCATTCCCGTAGTTGATGGAGGAAGGTCGCTTCTCTTTGTCGTAGAAAAATTGAGAAGTAGACGATTCTCAAAAAAGGAGATGGAGCGGATATTTTTCATTGGTTATCTGATTGTTGTTTTGATTGCCCTCTTCGCTTTCTTCAACGATATAAGACGTATCTTTTGGCGTTAG
- a CDS encoding pyrimidine dimer DNA glycosylase/endonuclease V: MRLWSLHPKYLDAYGLLAVWREGLLAKKVLAGKTKAYQNHPQLVRFREYRNPQLAINAYLYQVFLEAQRRGYNFNLKKIELVELKRIIPITKGQVDFEFSHLLKKVKARDEDKYEELLKVKRIEVNPVFKLIRGKVADWEKLTPKDTSYIVEESEEGNQNNNQITNEKYPLHLLF; this comes from the coding sequence ATGCGCCTCTGGTCCTTACACCCCAAATACTTAGACGCTTATGGTCTTTTAGCGGTTTGGCGGGAGGGACTTTTGGCGAAAAAGGTCTTGGCGGGGAAGACGAAGGCTTACCAAAATCATCCCCAATTGGTGAGATTCAGAGAGTACCGTAATCCCCAATTGGCGATTAATGCCTATCTTTATCAAGTTTTCCTTGAGGCGCAGCGCAGGGGTTACAATTTCAATCTCAAAAAGATAGAACTTGTAGAGTTGAAGAGAATTATTCCGATAACGAAAGGACAAGTAGATTTTGAATTTTCCCATCTCTTAAAGAAAGTGAAGGCGAGGGATGAAGATAAGTATGAAGAATTGCTTAAAGTGAAGCGGATTGAAGTAAACCCTGTTTTTAAGTTAATAAGGGGCAAAGTAGCAGATTGGGAAAAACTAACGCCAAAAGATACGTCTTATATCGTTGAAGAAAGCGAAGAGGGCAATCAAAACAACAATCAGATAACCAATGAAAAATATCCGCTCCATCTCCTTTTTTGA
- a CDS encoding TspO/MBR family protein — MKRYQIRPWRIIISLVIPLFVGFLGSQFTARTVKSWYPTLNKPPFSPPNWVFAPVWNLLFILMGIAFYLVWQKDFGGKIRSLLTIYFLQLFFNLLWSFFFFTLKNPLLAFCEIIILWFLILINIIAFFKVRKVAGYLLIPYLLWVSFALVLNFYLYLLN, encoded by the coding sequence ATGAAAAGATATCAAATCCGCCCTTGGCGGATCATTATTTCATTAGTTATTCCCCTTTTTGTTGGTTTTTTGGGTTCCCAATTTACTGCCCGCACGGTTAAAAGTTGGTATCCGACCCTTAATAAACCACCATTTTCTCCTCCCAATTGGGTCTTTGCTCCAGTCTGGAATTTATTATTTATCCTGATGGGCATTGCCTTTTATCTTGTTTGGCAGAAGGACTTCGGTGGTAAAATCCGTAGTTTACTCACTATCTATTTCCTGCAACTTTTCTTCAATCTCCTCTGGTCATTTTTCTTCTTCACCTTAAAGAATCCCCTCTTAGCCTTTTGCGAAATAATCATTCTTTGGTTTTTAATTCTCATTAACATCATCGCCTTCTTTAAGGTTAGAAAAGTTGCTGGCTATCTTTTAATCCCTTATCTCTTATGGGTTAGTTTCGCTTTGGTTTTAAACTTTTATTTATATCTTCTCAATTAA
- the glmS gene encoding glutamine--fructose-6-phosphate transaminase (isomerizing) — protein sequence MCGIVGYLGERDVKEVILVSLERLEYRGYDSCGLAIREKDKLKVFKVVGRLPKLKSLLTEEKIEGAMGIGHTRWATHGRVDENNAHPLTDCSGKIAIVHNGIIENYRELKEELEREGHIFKSETDSEVIAHLLEKYTREGNLFSAFQKTAKLLKGTFAILVLSQKEPILLGAKVGSPLLVGLSKKDKIIASDILALVGIAKEVFVLDDFEIALLSEERISFFDFEGKELRKRAKKIDITPKAVTKGKYPHYMRKEIFEQPKILRENIKKRILPTGEIIFDPETRILPEEIRDLERILIFACGTSYHAGLIARDYFERFAQIPTQVEIASELANREIVFKDKEKTLGIAISQSGETIDTLFALRMLKNKGIKVLAVCNVKRSSIDRESDATCYINCGPEIGVASTKAYTAQLFTLLLLSLYFGEKRGNKELKIKEIIDALREIPEKMKRVLKLDKLLKEVARKNWQRKDFLFLGRGINYPQALEGALKLKEISYIHATGYPAGEMKHGPIALLSPEVGVVAIVLKDFLYDKMLSNLNEVKSRGAKIIAIAEEGDEKIKELADYLIFIPSVRKGEFLSPLISIIPLQLLAYHIAVLRGCDVDKPRHLAKSVVVE from the coding sequence ATGTGTGGGATAGTTGGCTATTTGGGGGAGAGGGATGTGAAAGAAGTAATCTTAGTCTCCTTAGAAAGATTAGAATACCGGGGTTATGATTCCTGTGGTTTAGCAATTCGCGAGAAGGATAAATTAAAGGTATTTAAGGTTGTGGGGCGTTTGCCAAAATTAAAAAGTCTACTCACCGAAGAGAAGATAGAAGGTGCAATGGGGATTGGTCATACCCGGTGGGCAACCCACGGCCGAGTGGATGAGAATAATGCCCATCCTTTGACCGATTGCTCCGGCAAGATCGCGATTGTTCATAACGGGATAATTGAAAATTATCGGGAATTGAAAGAAGAGTTAGAAAGGGAAGGGCATATTTTCAAAAGCGAAACCGATTCCGAAGTGATTGCCCATCTCTTAGAGAAATATACCAGAGAAGGGAATCTCTTCTCCGCTTTCCAAAAGACCGCTAAATTATTAAAAGGGACCTTTGCCATCCTCGTCCTTAGCCAAAAGGAACCGATTCTTTTGGGGGCAAAAGTTGGGTCACCCTTATTGGTCGGTCTTTCTAAGAAGGATAAGATTATCGCCTCGGATATTTTGGCATTAGTCGGTATCGCCAAAGAGGTCTTTGTTTTAGACGATTTTGAGATTGCCCTTCTGAGCGAGGAGAGGATAAGTTTTTTTGACTTTGAAGGGAAAGAGCTTAGAAAACGGGCAAAGAAGATTGATATCACACCGAAGGCGGTGACCAAAGGAAAATATCCCCATTACATGCGGAAGGAGATATTCGAACAGCCCAAAATTTTAAGAGAGAATATCAAAAAGCGGATTTTACCTACCGGAGAGATAATTTTTGATCCGGAGACAAGAATCTTACCCGAAGAGATAAGAGACTTGGAGCGGATTTTAATCTTTGCCTGCGGCACATCCTATCACGCCGGCCTCATTGCCCGCGACTACTTTGAACGTTTTGCTCAGATCCCTACCCAAGTGGAAATCGCTTCGGAATTGGCGAATCGGGAGATTGTCTTTAAGGATAAGGAAAAAACTTTAGGGATTGCCATCAGCCAATCTGGGGAGACGATTGATACCTTATTTGCTTTAAGGATGTTAAAGAATAAGGGGATAAAGGTTTTAGCCGTCTGTAATGTGAAAAGGAGTTCTATTGACCGGGAGTCCGATGCCACCTGTTATATCAATTGCGGACCAGAAATTGGGGTGGCTTCTACCAAGGCTTATACCGCACAACTTTTCACCCTCCTCCTTCTTTCATTATATTTTGGAGAAAAGAGGGGAAATAAAGAGTTAAAAATTAAGGAGATTATTGATGCCTTAAGGGAAATTCCGGAAAAGATGAAGAGGGTCTTAAAATTGGACAAGTTATTAAAGGAAGTCGCCCGGAAGAATTGGCAGCGGAAAGATTTCCTTTTTTTGGGGCGGGGGATAAATTATCCCCAGGCATTAGAAGGGGCATTGAAATTGAAAGAGATATCTTACATCCACGCCACCGGTTATCCTGCCGGAGAGATGAAACACGGTCCGATTGCCCTTCTCTCCCCAGAGGTTGGGGTGGTGGCGATTGTCTTAAAAGATTTCCTTTATGATAAGATGCTTTCCAATCTCAACGAAGTGAAATCACGGGGGGCAAAAATTATTGCCATTGCCGAAGAAGGGGATGAGAAGATTAAAGAACTGGCAGATTATCTAATCTTCATCCCCTCGGTGAGGAAAGGAGAATTTCTCTCCCCTTTAATTTCCATCATTCCTCTGCAACTGCTTGCCTACCACATCGCGGTGCTCCGGGGTTGCGATGTTGATAAACCAAGGCATTTAGCAAAGAGTGTCGTTGTTGAATAG